The Rhizobium oryzihabitans genomic sequence AAGTTTAAATCATGCTTCCGAGATATTTCGCTCGTTCCGGGGCGGCCTGGCGCTGGTAATCATGCGGCCGGCGGCGACGCCCTCTCGATTTAGCTCCGTCAGCTGCCGTACTGGTCGTCCGTGACATGCTCCATCCAGTCCACGACCTTGCCGTCCTGGACTTCCTGAAGCGCGATATGGGTCATGGCGACATTGGGTGCGGCCCCGTGCCAGTGCCTTTCGCCCGGTGCGAACCAGACGGTGTCGCCGGGGCGGATTTCCTCCACCGGGCCACCCTCGCGCTGCACCCGGCCAAGGCCGGAAACCACGATCAGGGTCTGGCCGAGCGGATGAGTGTGCCAGGCGGTGCGGGCGCCGGGTTCGAAGGTGACCTGCGCGCCCTGCACCCGCTCGGCATCGAACGGGTTGAACAGCGGATCGATGCGGACCGTACCGGTGAACCAGGCCTCGGGGCCTTTGGCGGATGCCCGTGCTCCAGCGCGCAATATTTCCATGGTCATTCTCCTGATTTGGATCGTGCGGTGATTTGATGCGGGAATTCTCTCCTTGTCCACAGGGGAGTGAAAAACGGATCAGGCGGACAGGTTGAAGGCGCTTCTCCAAATGCCCGCACCCCGATCGGTTGTGAGGATTATCTCGCTGTCTCGGGAGCATTTTTTGGCGCTTGCAGCCCATGTTTTTCTTCCGTCCAGACCCGGCAACAAAAATCATTCTCGGGATTGACTCATTTATGAAACCGGTTACATTCATCGATGTAAACGGTTTCATTAGTTAAAAACCGTGCTTGGAGGAGCAAATTTTCATGTTTAAACATTTGATGGCTGCCGCCGCCATGGTGCTTGCGGCCGGCACGTCCGTGCACGCCCAGGAGCAGAGCTTCAAGATCGGTCTTTCCAATTCTTTCGTCGGCAGCGAATGGCGCACGCAGATGATAGAGGAAGCCCAGGCTGCCGCAAAAGCTTGGGGCGAAAAGGGCGTCAAGGTCGAAGTCGTCGTTCAGAGCGGCAATGTCGATGTGCAGGGGCAGATCGGCCACATCCGCAATTTCATGAACCAGGGCGTTGATGCAATTCTCATCAATCCCGGCAGCCCGACGGCCTTCGATCCGATCTTTGCTCAGGCGAAGGCGCGCAACATTCTCGTCATCGCAACCGACGCGGAAGTGTCTTCGAAGGACGCGATCTATGTCGGCATCGACCAGAAGGCCTGGGCGGCGCAGTCCGCACAATGGCTTGCGGATTCGCTGAAGGGCAAGGGAAGCGTCGTCGCCATCAACGGCATCGCCGGCAACCCCGCCAACGAAGCCCGCGTCGCCGGCTACCGCGAAGTGTTCAAGAAATATCCCGACATCAAGGTGCTGAACGAAGCCAATGCGAGCTGGGACCAGGCGCAGGGCCAGCAGGCCATGCAGAACCTTCTCGCCACCTATCCCGATATCAGCGGTGTGTGGGTGCAGGACGGCATGGCCGATGGCGCATGGCGCGCAATCGAAGCCGCCGGCAAGACCAAGGACATCGCCGCAACAGGTGAAATCCGCAAGGACTTCATGACGCGCTGGGAAAAGGAAAAGTTCAATTCCGGCGCTTCGGTCAATCCTCCCGGTGTCATGGCCAGCGCGCTCAACGTTGCGGTTCTGAAGCTGCAGGGCAAGGAATTCAAGGACGGCGTATTCGGCGGCACTTACGGCAACGCCATCTATATTCCGATCCCCTTCGTCAGCAACGACAACCTCGCGGACAACATCAAGTCCGCCGAAGGCAAGCCGGGCTACTGGTCCGTCACGGCAACCGTGACGCCGGAACAGGCTGGCGAGTTCTTCAAGTAAGATCAGTCTCGGGCTGGCGGCGAAGGCCAGCCCGAACCTGAAACTCGAGTGCGGATCGCGTCTTTCACGTGTCCG encodes the following:
- a CDS encoding substrate-binding domain-containing protein, with amino-acid sequence MFKHLMAAAAMVLAAGTSVHAQEQSFKIGLSNSFVGSEWRTQMIEEAQAAAKAWGEKGVKVEVVVQSGNVDVQGQIGHIRNFMNQGVDAILINPGSPTAFDPIFAQAKARNILVIATDAEVSSKDAIYVGIDQKAWAAQSAQWLADSLKGKGSVVAINGIAGNPANEARVAGYREVFKKYPDIKVLNEANASWDQAQGQQAMQNLLATYPDISGVWVQDGMADGAWRAIEAAGKTKDIAATGEIRKDFMTRWEKEKFNSGASVNPPGVMASALNVAVLKLQGKEFKDGVFGGTYGNAIYIPIPFVSNDNLADNIKSAEGKPGYWSVTATVTPEQAGEFFK
- a CDS encoding (R)-mandelonitrile lyase; amino-acid sequence: MEILRAGARASAKGPEAWFTGTVRIDPLFNPFDAERVQGAQVTFEPGARTAWHTHPLGQTLIVVSGLGRVQREGGPVEEIRPGDTVWFAPGERHWHGAAPNVAMTHIALQEVQDGKVVDWMEHVTDDQYGS